The DNA region GAGTTTAACATTAGTTTTATTATCTGGACCCTCAGGATGGACCAGGGCTCCTGCTAACATACAGTCACAGGTTGTGTAAGTCTGCACTCAGTCACAAACGTTTGGTTTTCTACAATTCATGATTCATTATTAaggctccaccagctgctgcagacaacaCAATAAACAGACACTGAGTTAGTGACTGGTCCCAGCTACACATGTAACCTAAACAACCATTTATGATGAATCATCTGgtcagagcaggtggaggaataaatatactgtaattgaGCTGATTCTGGAAATAGTGAGGCTGCAGTATTGATGAACTACTACTGATGATCAACAGGAATCTGAAGCATGAAGCCAACCTCAGAGTGTCCAGTCGACAGTCTGGACTCTCCAGGAAACCACACAACTGCTCCActgctgaatcctgcagctggttgctactcaggtccagttctgtgaGATGGGACGGGTTGGACCTCAGAGCCGAGACCAGAGAACCACAGCTGGTCTCTGACAAGCTGCATTCACTCAATCTGTGTTAATGACATGTGATTCCTTCAGTCAGAAAGAAGCTTTATTGACATTACTGGagattaaaaaagaaacacctgAAAATGATAGAggttaaaaacaataaaaggtacAAATCAGTGAAACAGCGACATGTCTGTAGCTTATATATCTTCAAGCTTAACTTTGTTATATTACGATATATGGACTAAAACACtgaagagaaaaacagactttactTGAAACAATGTTCAATAAATATCAGCTTCAAATCCTCCCAATCAGAACAGAACTTTATAACCGGATCTGACCTCAGAGTGTGCAGTCCACAGTCTGGACTTTCCAGGAAACCACACAACTGCTCCACTGCTGAATCCTCCAGCtggttgtcactcaggtccagttctgtcagatgggacgggttggacctcagagctgagcccagagaACCACAGCTGGTCTCTGACAAGCTGCAGGACTTCAATCTACAGTAGATAAATATAAAGATGTTACATTTTTCTTTGCTCGTCTGTTCATCAGTGGGTTCATAATGTCTCATTTGTTACAGGTTCAAGAACCTACATGAGGCCAATATTTCACCTGCACACACCCACTGAGGCCACAGAGCTCCACACTAACCTTAGACGTTCTAGTCGACAGTgtggactctccagtccagcacaaaGTAGCTTCACTCCACAATCTGGCAGGTTGTAGTTtctactcaggtccagttctgtcagatgtgaagGGTTGGacatcagagctgaggccacaactttaCAATGAGTCTCTGAcagtccacagccagaaagtctgtgacgTTAAAAATAGACAAATAGAAGTCAGAAGatcataaaaaaatagaaaacctGAGCAACTAGTGTCAATAACCAGGTTCCTTCAACAACAGAGTAAActcactgagcctttctgcagttcctcacagctgggatcagtctcagTCGTCCCTCCCATGATGTGTTGTACTTCTTCAGGTCCAActcctccagaacctcctctgacatctgcagcatgtaggccagagctgagcagtgGATGGCAGAGAGTCTCTTCTCTGATATGTCCCCTGACTTCAGGAagtcttggatctgctgatggactgaacgatcgttcatctccatcagacagtggaagatgttgatgcttctgtctggagagatttggTCATTGTTCATCTTCTTCAGGTTTCTGATGGTTTTCTCTATAACGGTTTGCTGTACGTTTTtcgtgtgacccagcaaacctcctaacattctctggttggactccagacagaggccatgaaggaagcgaacgaACAGGTCCAGATGAGCACTTTGACTGTTCAGGGATTTAGTCATTGTTTCCATTAGAAAGACATCAAGGGAAACCTGGGTGCAGTCTTGGCCCAGGAATTTCTCCAGAACCTCTGACTTCTTGTTGGTGAAGCAGTGGAAGATGTAGAcggcagccagaaactcctgaacgctcagatggaCAAAGCAGTAGATGGTTTTCTGGAGGATCACACTCTCTCTTCTGAAGATCTCTGTACAGATtcctgagtgaaccaaggcctctgtgacgtctagaccacactgctccaggtcttcttggtaGAAGATGATGTTTGCTTTCTGCAGATGTTCCCACGCCAGCCCccccagcttcaggagaacttccccatcagcctccgtcagctcctgtggaGTGGTCTTATGTCCCTCAtggtacttgttcctcttcctcttggtctGGACCATcaggaagtgtgagtacaggtctgtcagggtcttgggcagctctcctctctgctctgtagtcaacatgtgctccagaaccgtagcagtgatccagcagaacactgggatctgacacatgatgtggaggcttctggACGTCTTGACGTGTGAAATGGTTCTGTTGGACAGATCCTCTgtggatctcctcctgaagtactcgtccttctgggcgtcggtgaagcctcgtacttctgtgaccctgtccacacacgtaggagggatctgatgggccgctgcgggtcgggaagtgatccagaccagagccgagggaagcaggttcccctggatgaggttggtcagcagcacgttgaccgatgacttgtgtgtgatgtcagacaccagctccctgtggctgaagtccagtgagagtctgctttcatccaggccgtcaaagatgaacagaagcttcaggacagagagctgctctgctgggacctttTGGAGTgctggatggaaaacatggagcagcgtgaaaagactgtgctgctgatctctgatcaggttcagctccctgaacgacagcagaaccagcacactGACATCTGGGTtttcccggccctcggcccagtccagagtaaacttctgcacagagaaggtttttccaacgccagcAACGCCattggtcagaaccagtctgatgggtccgtgtgggtcagaggaggctttaaagatgtcgtggaccttgatgggagcctcatggagggtcttcttcttggaagctgtctccagttgcctcacctcatgttgggtgttcacctcttcactctgtccctctgtgatgtagaggtcagtgtagatgctggtgaggaggactccatttcctgtttcacctccttcactcacacgttcacatctgctcctcagactgagcttaTGTTGATCTAAAGCCGCCTGTATAGCATCTGCTGAAAGAAGAATGATTCACGGTCTCATGAAAGCGCTAAAGAAACAAAAGGTTTAGCTCTGCAataacaatcatcatcatcagccactTGTTTATTCTTACTTTGGGCGGTGCTGGTCTGACTTGTTGGGTCTAGTTCAGCTCTTTTTCTTAATATTTCACCACACTGGGGACAGGAGTGTTCTGATGGTCCAGACCGGTTCCAGTACGAGCTAATgcactgtctgcagaaccagtgtccacagctgctcAAGATTGGATCCTTCAGTCGGtgctcacacacaacacagcaggagGGCTTCTGCCTGCAAAGACaaaagatgaaataaaaagtGACCATGTCTAAACGTGTCTGGTGTTTCTTTAGCATTTCCATATGACACTGTGAGGGGGGTGGGCATCCTCTAACTACCTCTGCTAACTCTAACCCATGCGGGCTGACCTGACGATGTCCTCTACTGAGCTGTAACTGGATGGGCTGAGTGAGACTGCTATACGAGAAGTCTGCAGCAGgtttcttactttgtgtctgaggttCCAGGTTCATCACTAAAGATTGGGGGGTATTCTTTGGACCGGTCACTCTTCATAGAAATACAACTGGGAGCTGGAGACGCTGCTCTTCCCTCCTTCACACACCCACTCATCTTCTAGCCTTGTGTTTGTCTAAGAACCAGCATCAACGACTGATGTCACACTAAAGGAATCAGGACAAACAGGTCATAAAgatcaaatacaaaaaacaaacattgttcAGCAAATTATAGATACAAAGTTCACACATTTTATTGTGATAGAATGTTATTGACAGATGTAGTGTTACTTTTCAATCTGAACAGCATCATTTACACATTTTGATTGAGTGTTTCACTGAGGATATTTTCTGATTGAGCAGGATTCATCTACGACTGTAATAAACTAATACAGACAGAGCCATGTTCTTTTATGTGTACAGTATcatctgaacaaaaaaaacaacttaactCAACCACTTCAAATAGAAgaggaaaacagaaataatCATAATCGCTCATTTTCTGGTCTTCAATCAGTCTGAGAAGGAAACTCTGATAGTGAAAGGTCTGCCTCAGAGTCTCATCAAAATGAACCAAACAAGTAACCTGAAAGTGGTGCAACCAGGCCAAACTGACCCTGACTTTAAACTCCTGTCTGTCAAACCTGTTAATTGCCAAAACAAGTTGTCAGGTGGTTGGGCTTTAGTTTAAACAAACAGTTTAGTGTTCAGAGGAAAGTGTCAGAGCAGCCTGGATGGGGTTAGCAGCCCTAGTGACACTGGTGACTGTGCTGTCATGGTGGCTTTGGCaaatgtcggacccacatgcacgacACGATGATCAGTTGATAAACAGTTTATTGTACAAACGTAGTCAGGGCAAATCAGGTCATACATGGGTGGTCTCAGGCAAAGTCacaaaaaggagcaggcaaactcggttccggggacaggcaaggttctgGTGACTAGTGAGCTCGGTAgaagtacagacaaggagtaAGCTatctcgtggtcagacagtcaggaaCGTTACCAATatctccaggcgtaggtacaggCAGGATAATGAAACAAGGTAAGCTATactggaacgctggaaagtggtatcggaactcaacaatctggcaacttgctgtggtgactggtggtggttaaatacacaggtgagtaatgactgatatgAGACAGGTGTGCGTAATAGGACCGGGACGTGAAGAGGGAACTAACATTACGTGACAATCAGGACAAACAGGTCTGACAGTGAGTCACACAAtcaaaagtgaaaaacaaacattgttcGGTAAACTATACTGTAGATACAAAGTTCACATACATCTATTTTACTTTAATAGAATGTAATTGACAGATTCATTGGTACTTTTCAAACTGAGCAGCTGTGAACAGCATCGCTTACACATTTTTTAATGTAGTGTTTCACTGAGGATATTTCATGTTTCAGCAGGATTCATCTGCTATTGTAATAAGCTAATACAGACTGAGACGTGTTTACATCATGTGTATCATCGAAACGGAGGGACAACTTACAGTAACTCAACGACTGTAACCAGAATAGGAAAACAGAAATAATCATAAACGCTCACCTTTGCTCAGGtttcttgttttcctccatcGACGGTTGAAATCTGAACAAACTGGCTCTGTACTTTCACTTTGTTCACACACGCCTCCTCTTTGCTTTGTAGGAGCAGCTTTACAGCagaatgtgtgcgtgtctgttgtGACTAGATCCCACAGTAGATTCCTGTTTAAATCATCACTTACCTCCACCTATAGTAATATGatcctgttatcagttcatcTGTTGGATTATTGTTTAATTAGGAGTGTGAAAGGATAAAATGCTGAAATGATTTAAATCCACAGACCTGGAAGTAAAACCATAAGATGggtgtgcacagacacacactttatGTTTGGTGCAACAGTCAGTGAAAGTGCGCAAAAGTCAACAAACAGGTGAAATAAGAAcaattacaatatatatatatttgattaTAAATGGAACAAAGTCAATGTGTCATATATGAGTGGGGAATCTTACAACTTGAAACAATTGCATAGTGGAACCAGAACTTTGTATTTGTGCTGATGAAGGACCTGACAGTCAGCTCCTCAGCCTGTTGGAAGTGAAGAACTGGATCCAATCAGTGAACCCAGACTGAGGAGCAGCACACACCAACATCCTACAACTAAAGATAATGCTGCTGAactaaagataaaaaaatatcATGTCAAACTGCCTAGAGCATATGAAACATGTAAAATAGattttttatgattaattaagATGTTTTAATTCAGACACTAAGCACAATATTATTGGTGGTGATAATCACAACCACAGAGACAACTTCATAGATCTATGTCCACTAAAGTAGACGTTAACAGCAATGGTTCtagagaaaagaaaatattacAACTAACCTACAGTCACCTCTAACTTTTTGGCAGTGTGAAGACAGCATtctactggtttaactggtctcaaacaggtgtagaaagtgataagatgtactggatgctcattaaatctgttaatataaacCAGCAGAGCcccatgaacttaaaataagagagaaagaagttttcagtaaacagatatttgCTTTAAtaactttgtggcaacataaaaccagcatgctgctggttctactggtcttaggcaggaacaaacaaagatcagatggactggatatttattacatctgtaaatataacaaagcagagctcaatgtatttaaaataaggcagaattaagcGTCtaaccaaaagctttggctttgataatcacgttttggcaacatgaaagcatcttactggtttaactggtctcatgcagatattaaaagtggtgaaacaactcggtggtcactcgtacagtttcaatcagacacaagacgtggaagaacaaacatgttagaCCGTAGGCCTAGcctcatgtcatagagttaaacagtcacgatcgacgatcgctgtaaagtTAAGGCTTTTTGAAACTGAAATAAGctgctgtagtcctacacaaaccaaGCTATTACACTAAACTATCACTTTTGCAGGTAtagaaatgaaaatattatgaGTTTTACCTTTAGAAAAATCAGATCTTGCCTGACTTTTTCTAATAAAGACCTTtgtaattttgttttgcttAGTGTTAGAATAATTATTTCTTTGTTGAGGTGATGTTAATACATTTTGCTGTAATCCTATAAAGGCTGGGAGGAACTCAGGCCTCAGTTTACTAGGATTGtatgatactgtactgtaggtgcattTTTTACAGGTGAAGTTCGAATTTAGTTGTTTTCCAAGTTCTTTAACTTTTTCACCAGTAACACAAACTAGTatttacacctcatatcacattTCACAAgagtcccctacattatgaaaCCAAATACATTGAAACAGCCCTAatggttgcagagatatactCTGTATTCCATCTATACCACCCTCCCCCCATCCACCCCCTACAATGCCAGAAAAGAGGGGTTTGGTTTAATTAATCTCTACCACCTGaagctcagcctgaacactgcaGGTAATGAGTGGGAGGAAGAGATCCACTGATCACAACACTGATCGGTAACTGTTgggagaagagagaaaacacaggagaTTAAATAATGGAAGCAGGATTAACAGTCTGTTTGTCCCACATGTTGGTAAATGAAGGGTTAGGAAGCAGGAACAACCTCAACTATGTGAATAGAAAGTAGAACCTGCCTTGGTCTTCTTCTGTCCTAACCTGGTATAGGTAGAACACTCATTCAGAGCCATCCCTGAGATTAAAGTGCAAACTTTAAAGtgctctgcagcctctttgTGGCTTTGATGGTAGAGAGTTGTACCAGTAAACACAAGACATACAGAAGATAAGCTAAAATAACAACCAAGAGAGAAAATGTCCTAAAACCTACTAACATCACGTGTCACAGTTTTTCCTCACAGCTAAACAGAGAAGGTTGGATGTGTGCTGTAATGATGCTCAGTGTGACCTTTACTGACCTCAGTCTCTCTAGTCCATAGTCGGGACTCTTCACTAGTTCATACAGTTGCTTAACATCTGAGTTTGACAGGTTGTTGTGATCCATCTCCAGTTGTCTCAGATACAAAGGGTTTGAGCTCAGGGCTGAGACCAGATGTCTACAACTgacctctgacaaactgcagtttcTCAGCctaagaaaataacaaaacttCAGTATTCTGCTTGAAtccatttaataaataaatggattaatgaatcaatgaagaaaaacactgtctgacctcagagtctctaGTTGAAAGGCTGGATTCTccaggaaaacacacagctgcttcactcctgaatccagTAGGTGTGTGTTCGAGCTCAGATCTAGTTCTCTCAGATGAGACGGGTTGGACCTCAGAGCTAAGGCCAGACTGGAACAGTTGGTCTCTGTTAAACTGCACCTATTTAGTCTGAGTAAAGAGAAGTGAGCATTTAAACACCAGGTACCAGGTAAGTGTTTGTTCATGTGACCAATGACTCAGCTCCACCAACCagagacaacacaaacaaggaGCATGTGCTGAATACCTGATCACCATTTATTGATAGACAAGGGGAACTAATAGAACAGCTGTGGTTTCAACGTAAGCAGAGGTTGAGTGTATGTTAAATAACCCATACTATCAACAACATTCATTTCACAGTCAAACATGTTCAACCTCAGAAtctccagtcgacagtctgGCCTCTCCAGGAAACCACATAGCTGCTCCACTGCTGAACCCTGCAGTTTGttctcactcaggtccagttctgtcagatgggacgggttggacctcagagctgaggccagagaaccACAGCTGGTCTCTGTCAAGCTGCAGG from Betta splendens chromosome 13, fBetSpl5.4, whole genome shotgun sequence includes:
- the LOC114868252 gene encoding NLR family CARD domain-containing protein 3-like, whose amino-acid sequence is MSGCVKEGRAASPAPSCISMKSDRSKEYPPIFSDEPGTSDTKQKPSCCVVCEHRLKDPILSSCGHWFCRQCISSYWNRSGPSEHSCPQSDAIQAALDQHKLSLRSRCERVSEGGETGNGVLLTSIYTDLYITEGQSEEVNTQHEVRQLETASKKKTLHEAPIKVHDIFKASSDPHGPIRLVLTNGVAGVGKTFSVQKFTLDWAEGRENPDVSVLVLLSFRELNLIRDQQHSLFTLLHVFHPALQKVPAEQLSVLKLLFIFDGLDESRLSLDFSHRELVSDITHKSSVNVLLTNLIQGNLLPSALVWITSRPAAAHQIPPTCVDRVTEVRGFTDAQKDEYFRRRSTEDLSNRTISHVKTSRSLHIMCQIPVFCWITATVLEHMLTTEQRGELPKTLTDLYSHFLMVQTKRKRNKYHEGHKTTPQELTEADGEVLLKLGGLAWEHLQKANIIFYQEDLEQCGLDVTEALVHSGICTEIFRRESVILQKTIYCFVHLSVQEFLAAVYIFHCFTNKKSEVLEKFLGQDCTQVSLDVFLMETMTKSLNSQSAHLDLFVRFLHGLCLESNQRMLGGLLGHTKNVQQTVIEKTIRNLKKMNNDQISPDRSINIFHCLMEMNDRSVHQQIQDFLKSGDISEKRLSAIHCSALAYMLQMSEEVLEELDLKKYNTSWEGRLRLIPAVRNCRKAQLSGCGLSETHCKVVASALMSNPSHLTELDLSRNYNLPDCGVKLLCAGLESPHCRLERLRLKSCSLSETSCGSLGSALRSNPSHLTELDLSDNQLEDSAVEQLCGFLESPDCGLHTLRLSECSLSETSCGSLVSALRSNPSHLTELDLSSNQLQDSAVEQLCGFLESPDCRLDTLRLSHCSLSEVSCKLLASALKSNPSYLRELEMYHNNLADPNVQPLSELVNSPDYGLEKLSCQF